In Candidatus Zixiibacteriota bacterium, the DNA window TACCACGTTCGCTACGTGCAGGAATTTCTCACCCGGGTTCACGAAGCAGGAGATATTTACTTCGATCGCTACAGCGGCTTGTACTGCGTCGGCTGCGAGCGCTTTTACACCGAAAAGGAGCTCGTGGGCGGAAAGTGTCCGGACCATCTGGTTGAGCCCAGACTTATCGAAGAAGAGAACTACTTCTTCCGCATGAGCAAGTACCAGGATCGGTTGCTCGAGCACATCGAGCAAAATCCCGATTTCATCCGCCCCGAAGGCTTTCGCAACGAGGTTATGGCCATGCTGCGGGAGCCGATCGGGGATCTGTGCATCTCGCGGCCCAAAGCGCGGCTCACCTGGGGCATCGAAATTCCATTCGACCAGCGTTACGTCACGTATGTCTGGTTCGACGCCCTGATCAACTATGTGAGCGCACTGAAGGTCCGAGGAGAGGCCTTCTTCGAGCGATTCTGGCCGAGCGCCGAGCACTTCATCGGGAAGGACATTCTCAAGCCGCACGGCGTGTTCTGGCCGACGATGCTCATGGCCGCCGGGTTGCCGCTCTTCCGGCGGTTGAACGTTCATGGATTCTGGACCAGCGAAGGCCAGAAGATGTCGAAGAGTCTCGGCAACACGGTGTCGCCGCTGGAGATGAAGCGGACGATCGGAATGGATGCCTTCCGCTACTTCGTCCTGCGCGAAAGCGTGTTCGGCCAGGACGCGGATTTTCGCCGCGAGAACCTCGTGGCCCGTTACAACGCCGATCTGGCCAACAACCTCGGGAACCTGGTGAGCCGCGTTCTGGCGATGCAGGCGAGATACTTCGGCGGCGTGGTTCAACCGCTGGAAAACGAGTGGCGAAGCGAGGACGGGGACCTCGAGCGCGCTTTTGCCCACGCGGAAAGCGAGTTGCGGCGGCACATGGCGGAGCTTCAGTTCCATCGGGCGTTGGAAGCGATCTGGGGCGCCGTCGATCGCACGAATCGATACATCGTCCAGACCGCTCCGTTTACGCTCGTCAAGGACCCGACTCAACGTGCGCGCGTGGGCGAGATCCTGCATCATCTCGCGGAGGCCCTTCGGCGGACGGCGCGCCTGATCGCGCCCTTCATGCCCGACACCGCCCGGGCCCTGTTCGGTCTGCTGCGTCTCGACGAAGCGGATCCGGCAGCCAAGGCCCCGTGGGGCCGCTGCTTCAAGCCCGGCCATCGGCTCGAGCCGGCGAAGAACCTCTTTCCGCGGATCGAGTCGGTTAAACTCTAGCGTATAGCGGCGGAAGACGGATCGACGATGGAGCTGATCGACAGCCATGCGCACATTCAAGGACCGGAGTACGCGGGGGAAATCGAGGCGGTGCTGGAGCGGGCAAGCGCGGCCGGGGTGACGCGGGTCATTGTCGTGGGTGGAGCCGGCGAGCTTGCCAGCAACGACGCGGCAGTCGATCTCGCGCGACGCTATCCCGGTCTTTACGCCACCGTCGGGATGCACCCGCACGACGCGAAGGAAGTCGGCGAAGAAGAGTTTCGGAAGCTCGAGCGGCTGGTGCGCGGACCCGGCGTGGTCGCCGTCGGAGAGACCGGTCTCGACTACTATTATGACCACTCTCCACGCGCGGTGCAGCGCAAGGTTTTCGCCCGCTTCATCTCCGTGGCGCGCCGGGCGGCGTTGCCACTCGTGGTCCACGAGCGCAACGCGCATCGAGACACGGCCGACCTCCTGTTGCGGGAAGGGGAACGGGAAATTCGCGGCGTGATCCATTGTTTCACCGGTGACTACGACGCGGCCCGCGCCTACCTCGATCTCGGCTTTTTCATCTCCTTCTCGGGGATCCTGACCTTCAAGAACGCGGGAGCCCTTAGAGAGGTGGCGAGAAAAATCCCGCTCGATCGAATGCTCGTGGAGACCGATTCACCCTACCTGACGCCGGTTCCCCACCGGGGCAAGCGCAATGAGCCTTCTTACGTGCGGCTGGTCGCCGAAACGGTCGCCCGGCTCAAAGAAACTTCGCTCGAAGAGGTCGCCTGCGCGACGACCGCCAACGTGAAAAAGCTGTTCGGGATCTGATGCGGGGCGAGGAATCGAGAAGACCGTGGACGATTCAGTTCCGCTCCGGCATTTGAGCTCGACGCCGTCCGGGAGAAGGCTGCCGCAGTGACAGCGCAGGGGCCGAGCGTCCAACTGGAGCGTGGCCGGAGGTGTTTCGGCTTGCCGCTTCAACGTTGCGTCGTGTTTGCCCGTGCCGGCGCCTTGCTCCAGAGCCAAGCCAGAGCTGCGATGAGCGCCAGGATCATCGCCCCCTGGGCGAGAGTGGTTTCAAGGGTCGGATAAATTCCAAGAACCGGTATCGGCGGAAGGTTCAGCGGCGTTTCCGGAAACCAGCCGGTTGCCTGGAGGTCCTTGATTCCTTGGCCGATGAAAACGAAGGCGAGGAGATAGAGCACCGCGCTGCTGAGACCGAAGAAGAGCCGGAGTGGAATTCTCATCCCGACCTTGAAGATGAACCATACGACGGCGGCGAGCACGGCGACGCCGAGGAGGAAGCCCCAGATCACGAAAATCCGCCCCGGTCGGCTTTGCAGCCATAACGCCTGGTAGAACAAAACGGTCTCGAACGCCTCGCGGTAAACGGCGAGAAAAGAGACTCCGACCAACGCAACAATCCGGCCCCCCGAGAGCGCTTCCTGGACCTTGTGCTGAATGTATTGCTGCCACCTTCTGGCTTCGGCTTTCGAGATGAGCCAGTAACTCACGAAGAAAAGCACGACGGCGGCCAATAGAGCCGTGAACCCTTCCACGACCTCGCGCTGGACGCCGCTGACCGTCAAAACGGTTTGCGCCGACACCCAGGTGAGAATTCCGGACGCCAGCGCCAGCGTCCAGCCCAGGTGAATGTACCGAATCGCCCAGGAAGCTCCGGTTGCTTTGAGCACGGCAATGATGGCGGACACGATCAACAGCGCTTCCACGCCTTCTCGGACGATGATCAGCCCCGCGTTGAAAAGGGTGTAGCTTCCGCCGCTCGAGCTCGGGACGTCGAGGATCTGGGCGACCCGGAGCAGGCCTTGATCGAGAGCGGTGTACAGTTCCCGGATACGGCTGATGTCGGCGCCGCTTCGGATCGAGGCCCGGAACTCCGTAAAGCGGCCTTCGAGGTCTCGCCCGAGGTCGGGGTCTCTGGCGAACACCGCCGGCTCCGCGAGTTCGAAGCCGTCCAGGTAGGCGTCCACCGCCCTCTGGTAGGCTTCGTTTCGCTTGCCTTGCCGGTAAAGATCCAGGGCCTGTTTCAGCTTCGTCCGGGCGACGAGCAGGGGGTCCGGCCTCTGTTCCGCGAGCAGGCCTTTTCTGAGGTAGGCCAGGACTTTGTCGGGCTCGTCTTTCGGGCCTAGAATCGAGCCCAGCTTCTCGCGCAGCTCTCCATCCGTGACCGTCGCCAGCGTTTGGACGTCGCTGAGTTGCGGCGGCAGGCTTGCCGACTCGAAAATTCTCTTGCCCGCGGAAGATGCTCGCTCTGTAAAGCGAAGAGACATGACATAAAAGGCGGCTTGCCATCTTTGCTCTTCACCGAGGGCGGAAAATTCGGGCATGGCGGTCCCGGCGATTCCAAAGGTGGCAGTGTTGAACGCCTTGAAGGGAGAAAGGCGGTTCATCAAATCGGGATCGAGAAAACTGGCCGGCCTCGGCTCCCTGGGGCGCATGGTTTCGACGTCGGGACCGTCACCTCGCCCCGTCTCACCATGACACTGAGCGCAGTTCTCCAGGTAAACCCGCCTCCCGGTTTCCAGGTCGGGCAGGGCCCTGGGGTGGGTCGCGATGTTGTAAGTTGCGATGAGACGCTGCTTGATGGTTTGCGCGAGCTCTGGAACGGCGCTTTCGCCGGATTTCTGTTCGACGTGCCGTACCAGGCGGCGTAGCTCTTTCTCGATACCCGCCCTGTCGGCCCCTTCTCTGGATTTCAGCTGCTTGAATAGCTCCAGGGCGCGTCCCGAAAACTCGATCATCTCCTGGTACTCGTCGGCGCTGAGGACCCTGCCACCCTGAACCGCGTTTCGATAGTCGCCCCCGATGTAGTCGATCAGGGCCAGGATCCTTTTGGCCTCCTCAGCCACCGGCGGTGTAGCGGCGGCGACAAGGAAGAAGAAAATGGCCAGCAAGACCGAAACGGATCGGGCTTTGGAAAAGGTTGTTTTGATCGGTGACGGCACGAGTCCCGTCCACCCGAGATATCGGCGAGTCGAGCAGCACATAGGCATCGTGATGGATCGTCGGGCCTGAACCTCAGACTCTGCCGTTTCGCAGCTGTTCTCCAAGTAAACAGCTCGGAAACCGGGAACAAGAAACCGTGAACTGTTGCTCTTTTCCTGTCGACGTTTACCTGCCAACGGCAGTCCTCACTACGCGGACTCGTCGATGCTGACAGGAGTCGGCGAGTCTTCGGGCGATGCAAGCGACCTGCGACGCTGACTGCGCCGGAGTTCGGTCGCCGCAGGGCTTCTTGCCGGTTTTGTGGCGGGGCTCGAACGCGCAATTTGTCGCGACAGCAGAATGACCGGCAGGAGCGCGACGCCAACCATCAGGAGCGACGGAAGCGCGGCTTCGGCGATACGCTCGTCTTTCGCCAGGTTATAAGCTTCGACCGCCAGGGTGTCGAAGTTGAACGGTCGCATCGCGAAAGTCGCAGGCAGCTCTTTCATCACGTCGACGAAGACGAGCAGGGCGGCGGTCGCGAGGCTGCCGGAAATAACGGGAATATGCACGCGCGCGAGAGTGCGAGCGGGCGAGAGCCCGAGACTGCGCGCGGCGTCGTCCATTGAAGGCGTAACCCGCGTAAGCCCCGCCTCGACGGTCTGAAATGCAACCGCAAGAAAACGTACCAGATAGGCGTAAATCAGCGCGGTCATCGAGCCGGTAAGCAAGAGGCCGGTCTTCACACCGAACACGGCATCCATCCACGCCGCGACGGCGTTGTCGATCTTGCCGAGCGGAAAGAGAATTCCCACCGCCAGCACCGCCCCCGGCAACGCGTAGCCCAAAACCGCAAACCGGTTGGCCGCCTGGACGAGAGGGGTTTTGATCGTCCGCGCGGCATATGTGAGGAGCAGGGCAACCAATACCGCCACCGCCGCCGCCACGGCAGCCAGGACGAACGTGTTCGCTGCGAGCGAATAGATTCGCGCGCCGACCTGTTCATCGTGCTCGCCGGCTGCCAGACCAAGCAATATGACTGCCGGCAACAAGAATCCGAAAAAGACGGGGGTTGCGCATACGGCGGCCGCAGCTAACGCGCGGCCACGGCGAAGCCTCTGCGAGACCATCGGCGTTCGTTTTCCGCCGTAGCGTGCACGACCTCGTTGCAGTCGTTCCAGCGAGAGGATTGCCGCCACGAACACGAGCAGGAAGGTCGCGAGCTGCCCGGCCGCCACCGGATCGCCGAGGGAGAGCCAGGCCCGGTAAATCCCGGTAGTGAAGGTGTTCACCGCGAAGTAAGAGACCGTGCCGAAATCGGCGAGCGTCTCCATGAGCGCGAGCGCCGCGCCGGCAGCGATACCCGGGCGGGCGAGCGGCAAAGCAACCCGCCAGAATATCTTCCAGGCGCCATAACCCGCGAGCCGCGCCGCCTCAATGGCGGAGGCCGGCTGGTCGAGAAAGGCGGCGCGTGCCAGAAGATAGACATAGGGGTAGAACGCGAAGGAAAGCATCGTTGCGGCGCCGGGCAGCGAGCGGATCTCGGGGAACCAATACTCGCGGACTTGCAACCCGCTGATTTCCCTCAGCGCGGTCTGCACCGGGCCGGCAGCCTGGAGCCAGTCGGTATAAGCATACGCCATGACGTAAGCCGGCATCGCGAGCGGCAGGACCAACCCCCACTCCAGAGTGCGCCGACCGCGGAATGAATACGCGGTCACCAGCCAGGCGGGGACGACACCGCAGAAAACCGCGCCGAAGGCCACGAGAATAACGAGCAGCAGCGTGTTCCAGATATAGCTCGGCAGCACGGTCGCAGCGAGATGAGGCCAGGTCTCGCTCGGCAAAAAGACGTTCCAGACCACTGCGACCAAAGGCGCGAGCACCAACATCGCCGTAATCAGAGACGACCAGCCAAGCCATCCGAGCCGGATGCTCGCGAAGCCGGGGATTCGCGAGCGAACAGCGAGAGCAGTAATCATGGCGCACTTCAGAGCGCGATCGAGAAGAAGCTTGCGCTACTTCCAGCCGACTTTATCGGCGATGCGTTGCGCCGTCGCCTGCGTCTTGCCGAGGTTCGCCAGAGGGAGTGAATCGGCCTTGAAGTGACCCAAGGATTCGAGCGCCGGGTTGGCGAGCTTCACCCCTTTGACGGTGGGCCATTCGTTGTTGCCTTTGGCAAACAAGGTTTGTGCCTCGTCGCTCGCCAGATATTCGAGAAATCGCACCGCGGCTTCGGGATGGGGAGCGTGCCGGAGCATCCCGCCGCCCGAGATATTCACGTGCGTGCCGCGGTCCATCTGGTTCGGCCACACAAGCCCGACTTTTTTCACGACCGTCTGATCTTCGGCCTTCTTCGAGCGCATCAGGCGGACATAATAGTAATGGTTTGAAATTGCAACGGCGCATTCGCCTGCGCCGACCGCGAGCAGCTGGTCGGTGTCGCCTCCCCTGGGGGAGCGAGCGAGGTTGCCGGCAACGCCGCGCGCCCACTGGGTTGCCTTTTCCTCCCCAAGATGAA includes these proteins:
- a CDS encoding iron ABC transporter permease; the protein is MITALAVRSRIPGFASIRLGWLGWSSLITAMLVLAPLVAVVWNVFLPSETWPHLAATVLPSYIWNTLLLVILVAFGAVFCGVVPAWLVTAYSFRGRRTLEWGLVLPLAMPAYVMAYAYTDWLQAAGPVQTALREISGLQVREYWFPEIRSLPGAATMLSFAFYPYVYLLARAAFLDQPASAIEAARLAGYGAWKIFWRVALPLARPGIAAGAALALMETLADFGTVSYFAVNTFTTGIYRAWLSLGDPVAAGQLATFLLVFVAAILSLERLQRGRARYGGKRTPMVSQRLRRGRALAAAAVCATPVFFGFLLPAVILLGLAAGEHDEQVGARIYSLAANTFVLAAVAAAVAVLVALLLTYAARTIKTPLVQAANRFAVLGYALPGAVLAVGILFPLGKIDNAVAAWMDAVFGVKTGLLLTGSMTALIYAYLVRFLAVAFQTVEAGLTRVTPSMDDAARSLGLSPARTLARVHIPVISGSLATAALLVFVDVMKELPATFAMRPFNFDTLAVEAYNLAKDERIAEAALPSLLMVGVALLPVILLSRQIARSSPATKPARSPAATELRRSQRRRSLASPEDSPTPVSIDESA
- a CDS encoding cytochrome c/FTR1 family iron permease — translated: MAEEAKRILALIDYIGGDYRNAVQGGRVLSADEYQEMIEFSGRALELFKQLKSREGADRAGIEKELRRLVRHVEQKSGESAVPELAQTIKQRLIATYNIATHPRALPDLETGRRVYLENCAQCHGETGRGDGPDVETMRPREPRPASFLDPDLMNRLSPFKAFNTATFGIAGTAMPEFSALGEEQRWQAAFYVMSLRFTERASSAGKRIFESASLPPQLSDVQTLATVTDGELREKLGSILGPKDEPDKVLAYLRKGLLAEQRPDPLLVARTKLKQALDLYRQGKRNEAYQRAVDAYLDGFELAEPAVFARDPDLGRDLEGRFTEFRASIRSGADISRIRELYTALDQGLLRVAQILDVPSSSGGSYTLFNAGLIIVREGVEALLIVSAIIAVLKATGASWAIRYIHLGWTLALASGILTWVSAQTVLTVSGVQREVVEGFTALLAAVVLFFVSYWLISKAEARRWQQYIQHKVQEALSGGRIVALVGVSFLAVYREAFETVLFYQALWLQSRPGRIFVIWGFLLGVAVLAAVVWFIFKVGMRIPLRLFFGLSSAVLYLLAFVFIGQGIKDLQATGWFPETPLNLPPIPVLGIYPTLETTLAQGAMILALIAALAWLWSKAPARANTTQR
- the metG gene encoding methionine--tRNA ligase, with amino-acid sequence MDTIYITTPLYYVNAEPHLGSAYTMIVTDTLARYSRANGVETFYLTGTDEHGDKIAQAAAQAGLDPKTFTDHVSASFRAAWDACGFSYDHFIRTTDDYHVRYVQEFLTRVHEAGDIYFDRYSGLYCVGCERFYTEKELVGGKCPDHLVEPRLIEEENYFFRMSKYQDRLLEHIEQNPDFIRPEGFRNEVMAMLREPIGDLCISRPKARLTWGIEIPFDQRYVTYVWFDALINYVSALKVRGEAFFERFWPSAEHFIGKDILKPHGVFWPTMLMAAGLPLFRRLNVHGFWTSEGQKMSKSLGNTVSPLEMKRTIGMDAFRYFVLRESVFGQDADFRRENLVARYNADLANNLGNLVSRVLAMQARYFGGVVQPLENEWRSEDGDLERAFAHAESELRRHMAELQFHRALEAIWGAVDRTNRYIVQTAPFTLVKDPTQRARVGEILHHLAEALRRTARLIAPFMPDTARALFGLLRLDEADPAAKAPWGRCFKPGHRLEPAKNLFPRIESVKL
- a CDS encoding TatD family hydrolase — encoded protein: MELIDSHAHIQGPEYAGEIEAVLERASAAGVTRVIVVGGAGELASNDAAVDLARRYPGLYATVGMHPHDAKEVGEEEFRKLERLVRGPGVVAVGETGLDYYYDHSPRAVQRKVFARFISVARRAALPLVVHERNAHRDTADLLLREGEREIRGVIHCFTGDYDAARAYLDLGFFISFSGILTFKNAGALREVARKIPLDRMLVETDSPYLTPVPHRGKRNEPSYVRLVAETVARLKETSLEEVACATTANVKKLFGI